One window of the Gambusia affinis linkage group LG01, SWU_Gaff_1.0, whole genome shotgun sequence genome contains the following:
- the prickle3 gene encoding prickle planar cell polarity protein 3 isoform X1: MFLRGSKKRRSNRSQEEEDPDRGQPCMRCGDQCPGFRVHGWRKICVHCKCVREEHAVRSVPGQLEKMMTKLVSDFQRNSISDDDSGCASEEYAWVPPGLKPEQVYQYFSYLPEDRVPYVNSPGERYRIKQLLHQLPAHDSEPQYCNSLNDEEKKELRTFSQQRKRDNLGRGVVRPFPVTMTGAICQQCGRQICGGDIAVFASRAGHGSCWHPQCFQCSSCSELLVDLIYFFQDGQIYCGRHHAERLKPRCQACDEIILADECTEAEGRYWHMKHFCCFECEAALGGQRYIMRESRPYCCSCYESLYAEYCDTCGESIGIDQGQMTYEGQHWHAVESCFCCARCRLPLLGRPFLPRGGLIFCSRSCSLGDDPNNSDSCDSALQSRSPHHGRRWGTPERLHCGSPLQPLEGVKHSPAQDCIHTAVENRGLHCSAPVQNEVPSHTGHPHPRGSYSPLPHIHLGNGWPSDVPHYSLLPGDSSVTPPATGILLQEELNGNTGLTGSNSRGTSANKDCRNWVERTNQAMQDTPPPSSDSSPVLPPPLPVKSRDLMTRDPSRLSPLSPSHRKDQPPESPPPLTRSGQARVSFREPISSSYSVEEDDDDEEEEGEEEERLQVTVETKQTEDDDGEVGGFGSRLHLQQGIPPQMDLLDGSSYHRHHLKRGWGRSRTSSDPVLGPGLERRRSDRPRLDRPRLDTLDLRAGSRRDARSSCSIPSLSLQQGPYKHEDCCSTCSSSSESEEEGFFLGQRIPLPPQLRQPDGGPAERAEEILEVQRDRGLRGSIRRRRAQSAKEKDKNCAVS; this comes from the exons ATGTTCCTGCGCGGCTCGAAGAAGCGACGGTCCAACCGCTCG CAGGAAGAAGAGGACCCAGACAGAGGCCAGCCCTGCATGCGCTGCGGAGATCAGTGTCCCGGCTTCCGCGTCCACGGCTGGAG GAAGATCTGCGTTCACTGCAAGTGTGTGCGGGAGGAGCATGCGGTGCGGTCGGTGCCAGGGCAGCTGGAGAAGATGATGACTAAGCTGGTGTCGGACTTCCAGAGGAACTCCATCTCCGATGACGACTCGGGATGCGCCTCCGAGGAGTACGCTTGGGTCCCACCTGGGCTCAAGCCTGAACAG GTGTACCAGTATTTCAGCTACTTGCCAGAAGACAGGGTGCCTTACGTGAACAGTCCGGGGGAGAGATACAgaatcaaacagctgctgcaCCAACTTCCGGCTCACGACAGCGAG CCTCAGTACTGCAACTCTTTGAAtgatgaggagaagaaagagctTCGTACGTTCAGCCAGCAGAGAAAACGAGATAACTTGGGCAGAGGCGTCGTCAGACCGTTCCCTGTCACCATGACCGGAGCCATCTGCCAGCAG TGTGGCAGACAGATCTGTGGCGGAGACATAGCTGTGTTTGCCAGCCGGGCGGGTCACGGCAGCTGCTGGCACCCCCAGTGTTTCCAGTGCTCGTCCTGCAGCGAGCTGCTGGTCGACCTGATCTACTTCTTCCAGGACGGGCAGATCTACTGCGGCCGGCACCACGCCGAGAGGCTGAAGCCCCGCTGCCAGGCCTGCGATGAG ATCATTCTAGCAGACGAGTGTACGGAGGCAGAAGGAAGGTACTGGCACATGAAGCACTTCTGCTGCTTTGAGTGTGAGGCGGCGCTGGGCGGTCAGCGCTACATCATGAGGGAGAGCCGACCGTACTGCTGCTCCTGCTACGAATCCCTGTATGCAGAATACTGCGACACCTGCGGAGAGTCAATAG GTATCGATCAAGGCCAGATGACGTACGAGGGTCAGCACTGGCACGCGGTGGAGTCGTGTTTCTGCTGCGCACGCTGTCGGCTGCCTCTGCTCGGCCGGCCCTTCCTCCCACGCGGGGGCCTCATCTTCTGCTCCAGGTCCTGCTCCCTGGGCGACGACCCCAACAACTCGGACTCCTGCGACTCGGCGCTGCAGAGCAGGTCTCCCCATCACGGCAGGCGGTGGGGGACGCCGGAGAGGCTGCACTGCGGTTCCCCTCTGCAGCCACTAGAGGGCGTCAAACACTCTCCTGCACAGGactgcattcacactgcagtgGAGAATAGAG GGCTTCACTGCAGCGCTCCAGTTCAGAATGAGGTTCCGTCACACACCGGCCATCCTCATCCAAGAGGCTCCTACTCGCCTCTGCCTCACATTCACCTGGGAAACGGCTGGCCCAGCGACGTTCCACATTACAGTCTGCTGCCAGGGGACAGTAGCGTCACACCGCCAGCCACTGGTATCCTGTTGCAGGAGGAGCTGAATGGAAATACTGGACTAACTGGAAGTAATTCAAGAGGAACCTCCGCCAACAAAGACTGCAGGAACTGGGTGGAAAGGACAAATCAGGCAATGCAAG ACACGCCGCCTCCGTCATCAGACAGCTCCCCCGTCCTCCCACCTCCTCTGCCCGTTAAGTCCCGGGACCTGATGACGCGGGACCCGTCCCGTCTGTCCCCTCTGTCCCCGTCCCATCGGAAGGACCAGCCCCCTGAGTCGCCTCCCCCGCTGACACGCAGCGGCCAAGCCAGAGTCAGCTTCAGGGAGCCGATCAGCAGCAGCTACTCTGTAGAGGAAGACGACgacgatgaggaggaggagggggaggaggaagagaggctTCAAGTCACCGTGGAAACCAAGCAGACTGAGGATGACGATGGTGAGGTGGGGGGTTTTGGAAGCAGGCTGCATCTTCAGCAAGGCATCCCACCACAGATGGATCTACTGG ATGGCTCTTCATATCATCGTCATCACCTGAAGCGCGGGTGGGGCCGCTCCCGTACGTCCTCCGACCCCGTCCTCGGTCCGGGTTTGGAGCGGCGCCGGTCCGACAGACCCCGGCTTGACAGACCCCGGCTCGACACTCTGGACTTGAGGGCTGGAAGCCGGAGAGACGCCCGCAGCTCCTGCAGCATCCCCTCCCTGAGCCTCCAGCAGGGACCCTACAAACACGAGGACTGCTGCTccacctgctcctcctcctctgagtcCGAGGAGGAAGGCTTCTTTCTGGGGCAGCGGATCCCTCTGCCGCCGCAGCTTCGGCAGCCCGACGGCGGCCCGGCCGAGCGGGCCGAGGAGATTCTGGAGGTGCAGAGAGACCGCGGCCTGAGAGGCAGCATCCGGCGGAGACGAGCTCAGAGCGCGAAGGAGAAAGATAAAAACTGCGCCGTGTCCTGA
- the prickle3 gene encoding prickle planar cell polarity protein 3 isoform X2, which produces MFLRGSKKRRSNRSEEEDPDRGQPCMRCGDQCPGFRVHGWRKICVHCKCVREEHAVRSVPGQLEKMMTKLVSDFQRNSISDDDSGCASEEYAWVPPGLKPEQVYQYFSYLPEDRVPYVNSPGERYRIKQLLHQLPAHDSEPQYCNSLNDEEKKELRTFSQQRKRDNLGRGVVRPFPVTMTGAICQQCGRQICGGDIAVFASRAGHGSCWHPQCFQCSSCSELLVDLIYFFQDGQIYCGRHHAERLKPRCQACDEIILADECTEAEGRYWHMKHFCCFECEAALGGQRYIMRESRPYCCSCYESLYAEYCDTCGESIGIDQGQMTYEGQHWHAVESCFCCARCRLPLLGRPFLPRGGLIFCSRSCSLGDDPNNSDSCDSALQSRSPHHGRRWGTPERLHCGSPLQPLEGVKHSPAQDCIHTAVENRGLHCSAPVQNEVPSHTGHPHPRGSYSPLPHIHLGNGWPSDVPHYSLLPGDSSVTPPATGILLQEELNGNTGLTGSNSRGTSANKDCRNWVERTNQAMQDTPPPSSDSSPVLPPPLPVKSRDLMTRDPSRLSPLSPSHRKDQPPESPPPLTRSGQARVSFREPISSSYSVEEDDDDEEEEGEEEERLQVTVETKQTEDDDGEVGGFGSRLHLQQGIPPQMDLLDGSSYHRHHLKRGWGRSRTSSDPVLGPGLERRRSDRPRLDRPRLDTLDLRAGSRRDARSSCSIPSLSLQQGPYKHEDCCSTCSSSSESEEEGFFLGQRIPLPPQLRQPDGGPAERAEEILEVQRDRGLRGSIRRRRAQSAKEKDKNCAVS; this is translated from the exons ATGTTCCTGCGCGGCTCGAAGAAGCGACGGTCCAACCGCTCG GAAGAAGAGGACCCAGACAGAGGCCAGCCCTGCATGCGCTGCGGAGATCAGTGTCCCGGCTTCCGCGTCCACGGCTGGAG GAAGATCTGCGTTCACTGCAAGTGTGTGCGGGAGGAGCATGCGGTGCGGTCGGTGCCAGGGCAGCTGGAGAAGATGATGACTAAGCTGGTGTCGGACTTCCAGAGGAACTCCATCTCCGATGACGACTCGGGATGCGCCTCCGAGGAGTACGCTTGGGTCCCACCTGGGCTCAAGCCTGAACAG GTGTACCAGTATTTCAGCTACTTGCCAGAAGACAGGGTGCCTTACGTGAACAGTCCGGGGGAGAGATACAgaatcaaacagctgctgcaCCAACTTCCGGCTCACGACAGCGAG CCTCAGTACTGCAACTCTTTGAAtgatgaggagaagaaagagctTCGTACGTTCAGCCAGCAGAGAAAACGAGATAACTTGGGCAGAGGCGTCGTCAGACCGTTCCCTGTCACCATGACCGGAGCCATCTGCCAGCAG TGTGGCAGACAGATCTGTGGCGGAGACATAGCTGTGTTTGCCAGCCGGGCGGGTCACGGCAGCTGCTGGCACCCCCAGTGTTTCCAGTGCTCGTCCTGCAGCGAGCTGCTGGTCGACCTGATCTACTTCTTCCAGGACGGGCAGATCTACTGCGGCCGGCACCACGCCGAGAGGCTGAAGCCCCGCTGCCAGGCCTGCGATGAG ATCATTCTAGCAGACGAGTGTACGGAGGCAGAAGGAAGGTACTGGCACATGAAGCACTTCTGCTGCTTTGAGTGTGAGGCGGCGCTGGGCGGTCAGCGCTACATCATGAGGGAGAGCCGACCGTACTGCTGCTCCTGCTACGAATCCCTGTATGCAGAATACTGCGACACCTGCGGAGAGTCAATAG GTATCGATCAAGGCCAGATGACGTACGAGGGTCAGCACTGGCACGCGGTGGAGTCGTGTTTCTGCTGCGCACGCTGTCGGCTGCCTCTGCTCGGCCGGCCCTTCCTCCCACGCGGGGGCCTCATCTTCTGCTCCAGGTCCTGCTCCCTGGGCGACGACCCCAACAACTCGGACTCCTGCGACTCGGCGCTGCAGAGCAGGTCTCCCCATCACGGCAGGCGGTGGGGGACGCCGGAGAGGCTGCACTGCGGTTCCCCTCTGCAGCCACTAGAGGGCGTCAAACACTCTCCTGCACAGGactgcattcacactgcagtgGAGAATAGAG GGCTTCACTGCAGCGCTCCAGTTCAGAATGAGGTTCCGTCACACACCGGCCATCCTCATCCAAGAGGCTCCTACTCGCCTCTGCCTCACATTCACCTGGGAAACGGCTGGCCCAGCGACGTTCCACATTACAGTCTGCTGCCAGGGGACAGTAGCGTCACACCGCCAGCCACTGGTATCCTGTTGCAGGAGGAGCTGAATGGAAATACTGGACTAACTGGAAGTAATTCAAGAGGAACCTCCGCCAACAAAGACTGCAGGAACTGGGTGGAAAGGACAAATCAGGCAATGCAAG ACACGCCGCCTCCGTCATCAGACAGCTCCCCCGTCCTCCCACCTCCTCTGCCCGTTAAGTCCCGGGACCTGATGACGCGGGACCCGTCCCGTCTGTCCCCTCTGTCCCCGTCCCATCGGAAGGACCAGCCCCCTGAGTCGCCTCCCCCGCTGACACGCAGCGGCCAAGCCAGAGTCAGCTTCAGGGAGCCGATCAGCAGCAGCTACTCTGTAGAGGAAGACGACgacgatgaggaggaggagggggaggaggaagagaggctTCAAGTCACCGTGGAAACCAAGCAGACTGAGGATGACGATGGTGAGGTGGGGGGTTTTGGAAGCAGGCTGCATCTTCAGCAAGGCATCCCACCACAGATGGATCTACTGG ATGGCTCTTCATATCATCGTCATCACCTGAAGCGCGGGTGGGGCCGCTCCCGTACGTCCTCCGACCCCGTCCTCGGTCCGGGTTTGGAGCGGCGCCGGTCCGACAGACCCCGGCTTGACAGACCCCGGCTCGACACTCTGGACTTGAGGGCTGGAAGCCGGAGAGACGCCCGCAGCTCCTGCAGCATCCCCTCCCTGAGCCTCCAGCAGGGACCCTACAAACACGAGGACTGCTGCTccacctgctcctcctcctctgagtcCGAGGAGGAAGGCTTCTTTCTGGGGCAGCGGATCCCTCTGCCGCCGCAGCTTCGGCAGCCCGACGGCGGCCCGGCCGAGCGGGCCGAGGAGATTCTGGAGGTGCAGAGAGACCGCGGCCTGAGAGGCAGCATCCGGCGGAGACGAGCTCAGAGCGCGAAGGAGAAAGATAAAAACTGCGCCGTGTCCTGA
- the prickle3 gene encoding prickle planar cell polarity protein 3 isoform X3 produces the protein MGLTGHDCHTRKICVHCKCVREEHAVRSVPGQLEKMMTKLVSDFQRNSISDDDSGCASEEYAWVPPGLKPEQVYQYFSYLPEDRVPYVNSPGERYRIKQLLHQLPAHDSEPQYCNSLNDEEKKELRTFSQQRKRDNLGRGVVRPFPVTMTGAICQQCGRQICGGDIAVFASRAGHGSCWHPQCFQCSSCSELLVDLIYFFQDGQIYCGRHHAERLKPRCQACDEIILADECTEAEGRYWHMKHFCCFECEAALGGQRYIMRESRPYCCSCYESLYAEYCDTCGESIGIDQGQMTYEGQHWHAVESCFCCARCRLPLLGRPFLPRGGLIFCSRSCSLGDDPNNSDSCDSALQSRSPHHGRRWGTPERLHCGSPLQPLEGVKHSPAQDCIHTAVENRGLHCSAPVQNEVPSHTGHPHPRGSYSPLPHIHLGNGWPSDVPHYSLLPGDSSVTPPATGILLQEELNGNTGLTGSNSRGTSANKDCRNWVERTNQAMQDTPPPSSDSSPVLPPPLPVKSRDLMTRDPSRLSPLSPSHRKDQPPESPPPLTRSGQARVSFREPISSSYSVEEDDDDEEEEGEEEERLQVTVETKQTEDDDGEVGGFGSRLHLQQGIPPQMDLLDGSSYHRHHLKRGWGRSRTSSDPVLGPGLERRRSDRPRLDRPRLDTLDLRAGSRRDARSSCSIPSLSLQQGPYKHEDCCSTCSSSSESEEEGFFLGQRIPLPPQLRQPDGGPAERAEEILEVQRDRGLRGSIRRRRAQSAKEKDKNCAVS, from the exons ATGGGACTAACTGGTCATGATTGTCACACAAG GAAGATCTGCGTTCACTGCAAGTGTGTGCGGGAGGAGCATGCGGTGCGGTCGGTGCCAGGGCAGCTGGAGAAGATGATGACTAAGCTGGTGTCGGACTTCCAGAGGAACTCCATCTCCGATGACGACTCGGGATGCGCCTCCGAGGAGTACGCTTGGGTCCCACCTGGGCTCAAGCCTGAACAG GTGTACCAGTATTTCAGCTACTTGCCAGAAGACAGGGTGCCTTACGTGAACAGTCCGGGGGAGAGATACAgaatcaaacagctgctgcaCCAACTTCCGGCTCACGACAGCGAG CCTCAGTACTGCAACTCTTTGAAtgatgaggagaagaaagagctTCGTACGTTCAGCCAGCAGAGAAAACGAGATAACTTGGGCAGAGGCGTCGTCAGACCGTTCCCTGTCACCATGACCGGAGCCATCTGCCAGCAG TGTGGCAGACAGATCTGTGGCGGAGACATAGCTGTGTTTGCCAGCCGGGCGGGTCACGGCAGCTGCTGGCACCCCCAGTGTTTCCAGTGCTCGTCCTGCAGCGAGCTGCTGGTCGACCTGATCTACTTCTTCCAGGACGGGCAGATCTACTGCGGCCGGCACCACGCCGAGAGGCTGAAGCCCCGCTGCCAGGCCTGCGATGAG ATCATTCTAGCAGACGAGTGTACGGAGGCAGAAGGAAGGTACTGGCACATGAAGCACTTCTGCTGCTTTGAGTGTGAGGCGGCGCTGGGCGGTCAGCGCTACATCATGAGGGAGAGCCGACCGTACTGCTGCTCCTGCTACGAATCCCTGTATGCAGAATACTGCGACACCTGCGGAGAGTCAATAG GTATCGATCAAGGCCAGATGACGTACGAGGGTCAGCACTGGCACGCGGTGGAGTCGTGTTTCTGCTGCGCACGCTGTCGGCTGCCTCTGCTCGGCCGGCCCTTCCTCCCACGCGGGGGCCTCATCTTCTGCTCCAGGTCCTGCTCCCTGGGCGACGACCCCAACAACTCGGACTCCTGCGACTCGGCGCTGCAGAGCAGGTCTCCCCATCACGGCAGGCGGTGGGGGACGCCGGAGAGGCTGCACTGCGGTTCCCCTCTGCAGCCACTAGAGGGCGTCAAACACTCTCCTGCACAGGactgcattcacactgcagtgGAGAATAGAG GGCTTCACTGCAGCGCTCCAGTTCAGAATGAGGTTCCGTCACACACCGGCCATCCTCATCCAAGAGGCTCCTACTCGCCTCTGCCTCACATTCACCTGGGAAACGGCTGGCCCAGCGACGTTCCACATTACAGTCTGCTGCCAGGGGACAGTAGCGTCACACCGCCAGCCACTGGTATCCTGTTGCAGGAGGAGCTGAATGGAAATACTGGACTAACTGGAAGTAATTCAAGAGGAACCTCCGCCAACAAAGACTGCAGGAACTGGGTGGAAAGGACAAATCAGGCAATGCAAG ACACGCCGCCTCCGTCATCAGACAGCTCCCCCGTCCTCCCACCTCCTCTGCCCGTTAAGTCCCGGGACCTGATGACGCGGGACCCGTCCCGTCTGTCCCCTCTGTCCCCGTCCCATCGGAAGGACCAGCCCCCTGAGTCGCCTCCCCCGCTGACACGCAGCGGCCAAGCCAGAGTCAGCTTCAGGGAGCCGATCAGCAGCAGCTACTCTGTAGAGGAAGACGACgacgatgaggaggaggagggggaggaggaagagaggctTCAAGTCACCGTGGAAACCAAGCAGACTGAGGATGACGATGGTGAGGTGGGGGGTTTTGGAAGCAGGCTGCATCTTCAGCAAGGCATCCCACCACAGATGGATCTACTGG ATGGCTCTTCATATCATCGTCATCACCTGAAGCGCGGGTGGGGCCGCTCCCGTACGTCCTCCGACCCCGTCCTCGGTCCGGGTTTGGAGCGGCGCCGGTCCGACAGACCCCGGCTTGACAGACCCCGGCTCGACACTCTGGACTTGAGGGCTGGAAGCCGGAGAGACGCCCGCAGCTCCTGCAGCATCCCCTCCCTGAGCCTCCAGCAGGGACCCTACAAACACGAGGACTGCTGCTccacctgctcctcctcctctgagtcCGAGGAGGAAGGCTTCTTTCTGGGGCAGCGGATCCCTCTGCCGCCGCAGCTTCGGCAGCCCGACGGCGGCCCGGCCGAGCGGGCCGAGGAGATTCTGGAGGTGCAGAGAGACCGCGGCCTGAGAGGCAGCATCCGGCGGAGACGAGCTCAGAGCGCGAAGGAGAAAGATAAAAACTGCGCCGTGTCCTGA